The stretch of DNA GTGGCTGCGTACAGACGTGGATCCCGTGATATCCCGTCGGGTACAAACGGCAACGTGGTTCCGCCTAGGGCTTCCTGCAGCAGTGCGGGCTCGATATACAAGATCCGGTAGTGAAACCCATCCGTGCTACCTGCTTCACCGTCGTGCAATTCATCGGGATGGATGACGATTGTGCCGCCCGGCAGGCTGTGTTTCATGCCGTCTCGATAACGGAAACTATGAACCCCCGCAAGGGTGCGACCGACTGCGTAAGTGTCGTGTCGGTGGGGCTCGAAACCAAAGCCGCCGAAGTACGCTTCCATACGCTCAAGCTTTGTTTGCGGGGCTCGTACCGCCCAATCCTCACCGGCCATCATCGTTGCTCCTAGGTGCAGTGGTCGACGGAGACCCAGCGTCGCGTCAACCGCTAACGGGTCGCTAGCCCGACCCAACCAATAGAACCGCCAACTGTGTGGAAAAAAAGCGCGCAGCTTGAACTACGCGCCTCTTGTTACAGGCTGGCAAACCTTAGCACGGGCGATAAGGAGCCCCGTTGTAACAGAGCTCGCCTAGACACATCAGGAGGCTTCTGGCCTCGTATATGTCAATCCTAAGCATAACGACCAGAGATGGACAGCCGCGCAGTACACGAACGCGTGAAAGCTTTTTCCTACGGCCGGTGATATCTGTGGCCGTGCGCCGTGGGCCTTAGCCATGATTCATAGCTGGCTTGGTATAGGCGCTTGCGCTTGCGTTCGTGCGGCCGGCTGATAATCCTGAAGGCACAAAAAAGCCCCTATTACGGGGCTTTCAGGGATTTCCGAGTCCTCGTGAGAGGCCTTGAAATCATGTGATGGTGCGGACGGAGAGACTCGAACTCTCACACCTTGCGGCGCCAGAACCTAAATCTGGTGTGTCTACCAATTTCACCACGTCCGCAAACTTCTAAACGAAAACGCCAGGCTGTGCCTGGCGTTTCGGAATATGGGGTGGACGATGGGGTTCGAACCCACGACCGCAGGAGCCACAATCCTGTGCTCTACCAACTGAGCTACGCCCACCATATTGCCTTTGCTTGTGCCAGAACCGGAATGGCGCACCCGGCAGGACTCGAACCTGCGACCATCCGCTTAGAAGGCGGATGCTCTATCCAACTGAGCTACGGGCGCTTTTATCTGCATTCAATCTGAGCGCAGACTTCAAGCTCCGGCCAGTGAAGGCTGACCTTCAAAAGCCGTCTTACCCAGCAGCAAGCTGTGCTCGACAAGCGGGGCGAATCTTAATGGTCTGCCTACACCCCGTCAACAGCCAGGCCAAAAAAATTTCAGCCTGGTAAAGGGGTTACGGGAATCCGGCGTCTCATCGCCTTTGCCGAACGGTATCGTCGTGCGAGAATGCGCGTCCTTTTTCACTCCTTCTTGATGGTTAATCACGCGTCATGACCGCACAACTTATCGACGGTAAAAAGATCGCTGCCACTATTCGCCAGCAGATTGCCGGCAGAGTTGCCGAGCGCTCTCAGCAAGGCCTCCGGGTACCCGGCCTGGCAGTGATTCTTGTGGGCACTGACCCGGCCTCGCAGGTCTATGTCGCTCACAAGCGCAAGGACTGTGAAGAAGTGGGCTTCAAGTCCACCGCTCATGACCTGTCCGCGTCGACCACCCAGGAAGAGTTGCTGAAACTCATCGATCAGCTCAATGACGACCCGCTCGTTGATGGCATTCTCGTGCAGCTCCCGCTGCCCAAGCACCTCGACGCATCGCAACTGCTTGAACGCATCCGCCCCGACAAGGACGTTGATGGATTCCATCCTTATAACATTGGCCGCCTCGCTCAGCGCATGCCCCTGCTCCGCCCTTGCACGCCAAAAGGGATCATGGCGCTGCTCGAGAGCACAGGCGTCGACCTTCATGGCCTGAACGCCGTCGTCGTCGGCGCTTCCAATATCGTCGGTCGGCCGATGGCGCTGGAATTATTGCTGGCGGGCTGCACCACTACCGTCACCCACCGCTTTACCAATGATCTGGCCGA from Pseudomonas sp. DNDY-54 encodes:
- the folD gene encoding bifunctional methylenetetrahydrofolate dehydrogenase/methenyltetrahydrofolate cyclohydrolase FolD, giving the protein MTAQLIDGKKIAATIRQQIAGRVAERSQQGLRVPGLAVILVGTDPASQVYVAHKRKDCEEVGFKSTAHDLSASTTQEELLKLIDQLNDDPLVDGILVQLPLPKHLDASQLLERIRPDKDVDGFHPYNIGRLAQRMPLLRPCTPKGIMALLESTGVDLHGLNAVVVGASNIVGRPMALELLLAGCTTTVTHRFTNDLADHVKRADLIVVATGITGLVKGEWIKEGAIVIDVGINRQADGKLVGDVEFDAAVQRAGWITPVPGGVGPMTRACLLENTLHAAEHLHS